In a genomic window of Saccharomyces kudriavzevii IFO 1802 strain IFO1802 genome assembly, chromosome: 2:
- the PYC2 gene encoding pyruvate carboxylase 2 (similar to Saccharomyces cerevisiae PYC2 (YBR218C) and PYC1 (YGL062W); ancestral locus Anc_6.115) gives MSSSKKLAGLRDNFSLLGEKNKILVANRGEIPIRIFRSAHELSMRTIAIYSHEDRLSMHRLKADEAYVIGEEGQYTPVGAYLAMDEIIDIAKRHEVDFIHPGYGFLSENSAFADKVVKAGITWIGPPAEVIDSVGDKVSARNLAARANVPTVPGTPGPIESVQEALDFVNEYGYPVIIKAAFGGGGRGMRVVKKGDDVADAFQRATSEARTAFGNGTCFVERFLDKPKHIEVQLLADNHGNVVHLFERDCSVQRRHQKVVEVAPAKTLPLEVRDAILTDAVKLAKVCGYRNAGTAEFLVDNQNRHYFIEINPRIQVEHTITEEITGIDIVSAQIQIAAGASLTQLGLLQDKITTRGFSIQCRITTEDPSKNFQPDTGRLEVYRSAGGNGVRLDGGNAYAGATISPHYDSMLVKCSCSGSTYEIVRRKMIRALIEFRIRGVKTNIPFLLTLLTNPVFIKGTYWTTFIDDTPQLFQMVSSQNRAQKLLHYLADLAVNGPSIKGQIGLPKLQSNPSVPHLHDSQGNIIDVAKAPPPPGWRQVLLERGPVEFAKQVRQFSGTLLMDTTWRDAHQSLLATRVRTHDLATIAPTTAHALAGAFALECWGGATFDVAMRFLHEDPWERLRKLRALVPNIPFQMLLRGANGVAYSSLPDNAIDHFVKQAKDNGVDIFRVFDALNDLEQLKVGVDAVKKAGGVVEATVCYSGDMLQPGKKYNLDYYLEVVDKIVKMGTHILGIKDMAGTMKPAAAKLLIGSLRTRYPDLPIHVHSHDSAGTAVASMSACALAGADVVDVAINSMSGLTSQPSINALLASLEGNIDTGINVEHARELDGYWAEMRLLYSCFEADLKGPDPEVYQHEIPGGQLTNLLFQAQQLGLGEQWAETKRAYREANYLLGDIVKVTPTSKVVGDLAQFMVSNKLTLDDVKRLANSLDFPDSVMDFFEGLIGQPYGGFPEPLRSDVLRNKRRKLTCRPGLELEPFDLEKIREDLQNRFGDIDECDVASYNMYPRVYEDFQQMRETYGDLSVLPTKNFLAPAEPDEEIEVTIEKGKTLIIKLQAVGDLNKKTGQREVYFELNGELRKIRVADKSQNVQSVAKPKADAHDTHQIGAPMAGVIIEVKVHKGSLVKKGESIAVLSAMKMEMVVSSPSDGQVKDVFIKDGESVEASDLIVVLEEETQPPSQKN, from the coding sequence ATGAGCAGTAGCAAGAAATTGGCTGGTCTGAGAGACAATTTCAGTCTGCTGGGCGAGAAGAATAAGATCTTAGTCGCCAACAGAGGTGAGATTCCCATCAGAATTTTTAGGTCCGCCCATGAGTTGTCCATGAGAACCATCGCCATATACTCGCACGAGGATCGTCTTTCCATGCATCGGTTGAAGGCGGATGAGGCATACGTCATCGGGGAAGAAGGTCAATACACGCCCGTGGGTGCGTACCTGGCCATGGACGAGATCATCGACATTGCGAAGAGGCATGAGGTAGATTTCATCCATCCAGGTTATGGGTTCTTGTCTGAAAATTCGGCATTCGCCGACAAGGTGGTGAAGGCAGGCATCACTTGGATTGGGCCTCCCGCTGAAGTCATTGACTCCGTGGGTGACAAAGTCTCAGCCAGAAACTTGGCCGCTAGGGCCAATGTGCCCACCGTCCCCGGTACTCCAGGCCCCATCGAAAGTGTGCAAGAGGCACTAGATTTTGTCAATGAATACGGCTACCCAGTGATTATTAAGGCCGCGTTTGGCGGTGGTGGTAGAGGTATGAGAGTCGTTAAAAAGGGCGACGATGTGGCCGATGCATTCCAGCGTGCCACGTCCGAGGCCCGTACTGCCTTCGGCAACGGTACCTGTTTTGTAGAAAGGTTTTTGGACAAGCCAAAGCATATCGAGGTTCAATTGCTGGCCGATAATCACGGAAACGTGGTTCATCTTTTCGAAAGAGACTGTTCCGTACAAAGAAGACATCAGAAGGTCGTCGAAGTGGCTCCAGCAAAGACTTTGCCGCTCGAGGTCCGTGACGCTATCCTGACGGACGCTGTCAAGCTGGCCAAAGTATGTGGCTACAGAAACGCAGGTACCGCCGAATTCTTGGTCGACAACCAGAACAGACACTATTTCATCGAAATCAATCCAAGAATCCAAGTGGAGCACACCATCACCGAGGAAATTACTGGTATTGACATCGTTTCTGCACAAATTCAGATTGCCGCAGGTGCCTCTTTAACTCAATTGGGCCTGTTACAGGACAAGATCACTACCCGGGGGTTCTCCATTCAGTGTCGTATCACCACTGAAGATCCCTCAAAGAACTTCCAACCGGATACGGGGCGTCTGGAAGTCTATCGTTCTGCCGGTGGTAATGGCGTTAGGCTGGACGGTGGCAACGCTTATGCCGGTGCCACTATCTCTCCCCATTACGATTCTATGCTGGTCAAATGTTCATGTTCCGGTTCCACCTACGAAATCGTTCGCAGGAAAATGATCCGTGCCTTGATCGAATTCAGGATCAGAGGTGTCAAGACCAATATTCCCTTCCTTTTGACTCTTCTGACCAATCCAGTCTTCATTAAGGGCACATACTGGACAACTTTCATCGATGACACCCCACAACTGTTCCAAATGGTCTCATCACAGAATAGAGCACAAAAATTGCTGCATTACTTGGCAGATTTGGCTGTCAACGGTCCTTCTATCAAGGGCCAAATTGGCTTGCCGAAGTTGCAGTCTAACCCAAGTGTTCCTCATTTGCACGATTCTCAAGGCAATATTATCGACGTTGCAAAAGCCCCTCCACCTCCCGGATGGAGGCAAGTGCTACTAGAAAGGGGACCAGTTGAGTTTGCCAAACAAGTAAGGCAATTCAGCGGCACTCTATTGATGGATACCACCTGGAGAGATGCTCACCAATCTCTACTAGCAACAAGAGTAAGAACTCACGATTTGGCTACAATCGCTCCAACCACCGCACATGCTCTTGCAGGTGCTTTCGCTTTAGAGTGTTGGGGTGGTGCCACATTCGATGTCGCTATGAGATTCTTGCATGAAGACCCATGGGAACGTCTAAGAAAATTGAGAGCTTTGGTGCCCAACATTCCATTCCAAATGTTGTTGCGGGGTGCTAATGGTGTGGCTTACTCTTCTTTGCCGGACAATGCTATTGACCATTTTGTTAAGCAAGCCAAGGACAATGGTGTCGATATATTTAGGGTCTTTGATGCTTTGAATGACTTGGAGCAGCTGAAAGTCGGTGTGGATGCCGTCAAAAAGGCCGGCGGAGTTGTTGAAGCCACTGTCTGCTACTCAGGTGATATGCTTCAACCAGGTAAGAAATACAATCTCGACTACTACTTAGAAGTTGTTGATAAGATTGTTAAAATGGGTACTCATATCCTGGGTATCAAGGATATGGCGGGTACCATGAAACCAGCTGCTGCTAAGCTGCTAATCGGTTCTTTGAGGACTAGGTATCCAGATTTACCGATTCATGTTCACAGTCATGACTCTGCTGGTACCGCCGTTGCGTCCATGTCTGCATGTGCCCTTGCAGGTGCAGATGTTGTTGATGTAGCCATTAATTCGATGTCCGGCTTAACTTCTCAACCGTCTATCAATGCTTTGTTGGCTTCGTTGGAAGGTAACATAGACACAGGTATCAACGTTGAACATGCTCGTGAATTGGACGGCTACTGGGCAGAAATGAGATTATTATATTCTTGTTTCGAGGCAGACTTAAAGGGTCCAGATCCAGAAGTTTACCAACATGAAATCCCAGGTGGTCAATTGACTAACTTGTTATTTCAAGCTCAACAATTGGGTCTTGGCGAACAATGGGCTGAAACTAAGAGGGCCTACAGAGAAGCTAATTACCTACTGGGTGATATTGTTAAAGTTACCCCAACTTCCAAGGTTGTCGGTGATTTAGCACAGTTTATGGTGTCAAACAAGTTAACCTTGGACGATGTAAAACGTTTAGCAAATTCTTTAGATTTCCCTGACTCTGTCATGGacttttttgaaggttTAATTGGTCAACCATACGGTGGATTCCCAGAACCATTAAGATCTGACGTATTAAGAAATAAGAGAAGAAAGTTGACGTGTCGTCCCGGTTTAGAATTAGAACCATTcgatcttgaaaaaattagagAAGACTTGCAAAACAGATTCGGTGACATTGATGAGTGTGATGTCGCTTCTTATAATATGTACCCAAGAGTTTATGAAGACTTTCAACAGATGAGAGAAACGTATGGTGACTTGTCAGTGCTACCAACTAAGAATTTCTTAGCTCCAGCAGAAccagatgaagaaattgaggTCACAATCGAAAAAGGTAAGACTTTGATTATCAAGTTACAAGCCGTTGGTGACTTAAACAAGAAAACCGGTCAAAGAGAAGTATATTTCGAACTAAACGGTGAATTAAGAAAGATCCGTGTTGCGGACAAGTCTCAAAACGTGCAATCTGTTGCTAAACCAAAGGCTGATGCACATGATACCCATCAGATTGGTGCACCAATGGCGGGTGTTATCATAGAAGTTAAAGTACACAAGGGCTCCTTAGTGAAAAAGGGCGAGTCAATTGCCGTCTTGAGTGcgatgaaaatggaaatggTGGTCTCTTCTCCATCAGATGGTCAAGTTAAGGATGTTTTCATTAAGGATGGTGAAAGTGTTGAAGCATCAGATTTGATTGTTGTTTTAGAGGAAGAAACTCAGCCTCcttctcaaaaaaattaa
- the SKDI02G3270 gene encoding uncharacterized protein (similar to Saccharomyces cerevisiae YBR220C; ancestral locus Anc_6.118), which translates to MEPKRKSASLAKHDLPQFYLLIMLYLAQGIPVGLAFGTVPFLLKSLAKETSFASLGIFSMATYPYSLKILWSPIVDSVYNKRVGRRRSWIIPVQFVSGLALWVLGWCISQGIIFDGVDDAFHNRGNGTLHSVNIKNLTWWFGLLVFLCATQDIAVDGWALTILSNDSLSYASTAQTIGLNVGYFMSFTVFLSLNSSDFANKYLRKTPLDHGLISLGGYMKFSGILFIVITIYTIFCTEEKPHMEYLPKAETVKPGNSEPKVVFIEYDDGNVVSAQNSSSMKYIYRCFIKVLKLKSVRSLAFIHMISKFAFQCNEAATNLKLLEKGFKREDLAVTVLIDLPFEIIFGYYVVKWSSDRDPIIRGNASTNKTVKFLVGDAGVLTPWLWGFLGRLAAAVLGSYVVKQFPKGGEISTGYFCLVIFQHLLGSFMNTVQFIGISAFHTRVADPVLGGTYMTLLNTLSNFGGTWPRLIILSLINYFTVYQCALPDTNKVFVTHGGNMQACTELLSGTLTVLRDGYYVTNLICIVVGLFLYFGYLKRKILHLQSLPISSWRCT; encoded by the coding sequence ATGGAACCTAAGCGGAAGAGCGCCTCCCTGGCCAAACATGACTTGCCACAATTCTATCTTTTGATTATGTTGTACTTGGCCCAAGGTATACCTGTAGGCTTAGCCTTTGGTACGGTGCCGTTTTTGCTAAAATCGTTGGCAAAGGAGACCTCATTCGCATCATTGGGCATTTTCTCTATGGCCACGTACCCATATTCGTTGAAGATTCTATGGTCGCCTATAGTCGACTCAGTGTATAATAAGCGCGTCGGTAGAAGAAGATCATGGATCATCCCGGTGCAGTTTGTCAGCGGATTGGCGCTATGGGTTTTAGGGTGGTGTATATCACAGGGAATAATCTTCGATGGGGTGGACGATGCCTTCCATAACCGCGGGAACGGCACTCTACACAGCGTCAATATAAAGAATTTGACGTGGTGGTTTGGGCTCTTGGTTTTCCTATGTGCCACTCAGGACATTGCGGTTGACGGTTGGGCCTTGACTATTCTGTCTAATGACTCTCTATCGTATGCGTCTACTGCACAAACCATAGGTTTGAACGTCGGCTATTTCATGTCATTCACCGTTTTCCTGTCGTTGAATTCGTCTGATTTTGCCAACAAATATCTTAGGAAAACCCCTTTGGATCATGGGCTTATCAGTCTTGGTGGATACATGAAATTCTCTGGGATACTTTTCATTGTGATAACCATATACACCATATTCTGTACCGAGGAGAAACCCCACATGGAGTATCTGCCCAAAGCGGAGACGGTAAAACCAGGCAATAGTGAACCGAAAGTGGTATTCATCGAGTATGATGATGGCAATGTGGTGTCGGCTCAAAATTCAAGTAGCATGAAGTACATTTACCGCTGCTTCAtaaaagtgttgaaattgaagtCCGTGAGAAGCCTAGCCTTCATCCACATGATTTCCAAATTCGCCTTCCAGTGCAATGAGGCAGCTACAAACCTGAAACTACTAGAAAAAGGcttcaaaagagaagacCTGGCTGTCACGGTACTGATAGACCTGCCGTTCGAAATTATATTCGGATACTACGTTGTCAAATGGAGCTCCGACAGGGACCCCATTATTCGCGGCAATGCAAGCACTAACAAGACCGTCAAGTTCCTCGTCGGGGATGCTGGCGTCCTGACACCCTGGTTGTGGGGGTTTCTGGGCCGTCTGGCCGCGGCGGTCCTGGGCAGTTACGTGGTGAAGCAATTCCCCAAGGGCGGCGAGATCTCCACTGGGTACTTCTGTCTCGTGATATTTCAGCACCTCTTAGGCTCATTCATGAATACCGTACAGTTCATCGGCATCTCGGCCTTCCACACAAGAGTCGCGGACCCCGTCCTGGGCGGCACATACATGACGTTGTTGAACACTCTGAGTAACTTCGGCGGGACGTGGCCACGGTTGATCATCCTGTCTCTGATCAACTACTTCACCGTGTACCAGTGCGCCCTCCCGGACACAAATAAAGTGTTCGTAACGCACGGCGGCAACATGCAAGCGTGCACTGAGCTCTTGAGTGGCACCTTGACCGTACTGCGCGACGGCTACTACGTCACCAACCTCATATGTATTGTGGTTGGGCTTTTCCTGTACTTCGGATacttgaaaaggaaaatccTCCATCTGCAAAGTCTGCCGATCAGCTCCTGGAGATGTACATAA
- the PDB1 gene encoding pyruvate dehydrogenase (acetyl-transferring) subunit E1 beta (similar to Saccharomyces cerevisiae PDB1 (YBR221C); ancestral locus Anc_6.119) encodes MFSRFPTSLARNAARRVPTSFAGPSAAALRFSSTKTMTVREALNTAMAEELDRDDDVFLIGEEVAQYNGAYKVSKGLLDRFGERRVVDTPITEYGFTGLAVGAALKGLKPIVEFMSFNFSMQAIDHVVNSAAKTHYMSGGTQKCQMVFRGPNGAAVGVGAQHSQDFSPWYGSIPGLKVLVPYSAEDARGLLKAAIRDPNPVVFLENELLYGESFEISEEALSPDFTLPYKAKIEREGTDISIVTYTRNVQYSLEAAEILQKKYGVSAEVINLRSIRPLDTEAIIKTVKKTNHLITVESTFPSFGVGAEIVAQVMESEAFDYLDAPIQRVTGADVPTPYAKELEDFAFPDTPTIVKAVKEVLSIK; translated from the coding sequence ATGTTTTCTAGATTTCCAACTTCCTTGGCCAGAAATGCAGCACGTCGTGTCCCGACTTCCTTTGCAGGACCCTCCGCAGCAGCATTGAGATTCTCATCAACTAAGACAATGACCGTCAGAGAGGCTTTGAATACCGCTATGGCGGAAGAATTGGACCGTGATGACGACGTCTTCCTCATTGGTGAAGAGGTTGCCCAATATAATGGTGCTTATAAAGTGTCCAAGGGTTTATTGGACAGATTCGGCGAACGTCGTGTGGTTGACACACCTATTACCGAATACGGATTCACAGGTTTGGCCGTTGGTGCTGCTTTGAAAGGTTTGAAGCCAATTGTGGAGTTCATGTCGTTCAATTTCTCCATGCAAGCCATTGACCATGTTGTTAACTCCGCTGCTAAGACCCATTACATGTCTGGTGGTACCCAAAAATGTCAGATGGTCTTTAGGGGCCCCAATGGTGCTGCCGTGGGTGTTGGCGCTCAACACTCACAGGATTTCTCCCCCTGGTACGGTTCCATTCCCGGGCTGAAGGTTCTTGTCCCTTACTCCGCTGAAGATGCTAGAGGTTTGCTAAAGGCTGCCATCAGAGATCCCAATCCGGTTGTCTTTTTAGAAAACGAATTGTTGTACGGTGAATCCTTTGAAATCTCAGAGGAAGCCTTGTCGCCTGATTTCACCTTGCCATATAAGGCTAAGATTGAAAGAGAAGGTACCGATATCTCCATTGTCACATACACAAGAAACGTTCAGTACTCCCTAGAAGCCGCTGAAATCTTACAGAAGAAATACGGCGTCTCTGCAGAGGTCATCAACTTGCGTTCTATCAGACCTTTAGACACTGAAGCTATCATCAAAACCGTCAAGAAGACAAATCACTTGATTACTGTGGAATCCACTTTCCCATCATTCGGTGTCGGTGCTGAGATCGTCGCCCAGGTTATGGAATCCGAGGCCTTTGACTATTTGGACGCTCCAATCCAAAGAGTTACTGGTGCCGATGTCCCAACACCTTATGCTAAAGAATTAGAAGACTTTGCCTTCCCAGACACTCCTACTATTGTCAAAGCAGTTAAAGAAGTCTTGTCaattaaataa
- the PCS60 gene encoding Pcs60p (similar to Saccharomyces cerevisiae PCS60 (YBR222C); ancestral locus Anc_6.120) codes for MSSAATTVTASFNDVFRVSDNVAVVIAETDTQVTYRDLSHMVGHFQTIFTNPSSPLYGTIFRQDTVAISMRNGLEFIVAFLGATMDAKIGAPLNPNYKEKEFNFYLNDLKSKAICVPKGTTKLRNSEILKSASSFGCFIVELGFDAARFRVEYDIYSPEDHYRRVIYRSLDNAKFVNVNPDRFPGFARSSDVALILHTSGTTSTPKTVPLLHLNIVRSTLNIASTYKLTSSDRSYVVMPLFHVHGLIGVLLSTFRTQGSVVVPDGFHPKLFWEQFVKYNCNWFSCVPTISMIMLNMPKPKPFPHIRFIRSCSSALAPATFHKLENEFNAPVLEAYAMTEASHQMTSNNLPPGKRKPGTVGQPQGVIVVILDDKDNILPPGKVGEVSIRGENVTLGYANNPKANKENFTKRENYFRTGDQGYFDPEGFLVLTGRIKELINRGGEKISPIELDGIMLSHPKIEEAVAFGVPDDMYGQVVQAAVVLKKGEKMTYEELAGFLKKHLAAFKVPTKVYFVDKLPKTATGKIQRRIIAETFAKSSKNKSKL; via the coding sequence ATGTCAAGTGCCGCTACTACTGTTACTGCCTCGTTCAATGATGTTTTCAGAGTATCTGATAATGTTGCCGTCGTTATTGCTGAAACGGATACACAGGTGACCTACAGAGACCTGTCGCATATGGTGGGCCATTTTCAAACCATATTCACCAACCCCTCCTCTCCGCTGTACGGGACCATCTTTAGACAGGACACGGTGGCAATCTCCATGCGCAATGGGCTCGAATTTATCGTTGCCTTCCTCGGTGCTACTATGGACGCCAAGATTGGCGCTCCGTTGAACCCTAATTACAAGGAAAAGGAGTTCAATTTTTACTTAAATGACCTGAAATCTAAGGCAATCTGCGTTCCCAAAGGCACTACGAAGTTACGCAACTCagagattttgaaatctgCCTCCAGTTTTGGGTGTTTCATCGTAGAATTGGGCTTCGATGCCGCCAGGTTCAGGGTAGAGTATGATATATACTCTCCAGAAGACCACTACAGGAGGGTTATTTATCGCTCTTTGGATAACGCTAAGTTTGTCAATGTGAACCCCGACAGATTCCCTGGATTTGCACGTTCCAGCGATGTTGCCCTGATTTTGCACACCAGCGGGACCACATCCACTCCAAAGACCGTTCCTCTGCTGCATTTAAACATCGTGAGAAGCACGTTGAACATTGCCAGCACTTACAAGCTCACAAGCTCGGACAGATCTTACGTTGTGATGCCTCTGTTCCATGTCCACGGATTAATCGGCGTTTTGCTGTCTACTTTCAGGACTCAAGGCTCTGTTGTGGTTCCCGATGGATTCCATCCGAAGTTGTTTTGGGAGCAGTTTGTCAAATACAATTGCAACTGGTTCAGTTGTGTTCCTACAATAAGTATGATCATGCTGAACATGCCCAAGCCAAAGCCGTTCCCGCATATCAGGTTCATCAGATCGTGTTCATCTGCGTTGGCACCTGCAACGTTCCACAAGCTGGAAAATGAGTTCAATGCGCCTGTGTTAGAGGCCTACGCAATGACAGAAGCATCGCACCAAATGACTTCAAACAATTTGCCACCAGGAAAGAGAAAGCCCGGTACTGTGGGCCAGCCACAGGGCGTCATCGTCGTTATCCTAGATGACAAGGATAACATTCTGCCCCCAGGGAAGGTCGGTGAAGTTTCCATCAGAGGTGAAAACGTCACTTTGGGCTACGCCAACAACCCAAAGGCCAACAAGGAGAACTTCACCAAAAGAGAGAACTATTTCAGGACCGGTGACCAGGGCTACTTTGACCCGGAGGGGTTCTTGGTGCTCACAGGCAGGATCAAAGAACTCATCAATAGGGGCGGAGAGAAGATTTCACCCATCGAGCTCGATGGTATCATGCTTTCGCACCCCAAGATCGAAGAAGCCGTCGCCTTTGGTGTTCCCGATGACATGTATGGCCAGGTGGTCCAAGCCGCTGTTGTCTTGAAAAagggagaaaaaatgaCCTATGAAGAACTGGCAGGcttcttgaagaaacaTCTCGCCGCGTTCAAAGTCCCAACAAAGGTGTACTTCGTTGACAAGCTGCCAAAGACTGCCACTGGTAAGATCCAGAGGAGAATCATCGCAGAGACCTTTGCCAAGAGCAGCAAAAACAAGAGCAAGCTGTAG
- the TDP1 gene encoding tyrosyl-DNA phosphodiesterase 1 (similar to Saccharomyces cerevisiae TDP1 (YBR223C); ancestral locus Anc_6.121), translated as MHGTMSSSKDNGDEGSNGCGMSQETMSRVKRKRSEVAEKVAQRWKSYRYSADIENKTTDDHSDGDGHNDDECVIINESKVIDLTGPEHDLEAKEEACGAGNNAVFKLIKSDFYEAGDFVGVADDMITLKDIFCEQSLKRSILFSFQYELDFLLRQFHENIDNITIVGQKGTIVPVEARTMGAALLGTLRKIKLIEITMPPYASHHTKLIINFYDNGECRIFLPSNNFTSMETNLPQQVCWCSPVLQIDKEQPPVPFKTDLIKYLTSYHVKDIDELITRSVETVDFAPLSELEFVYSTPSRFQSSGLLSFYDKLEELSTGAATGDITKHYLCQTSSIGTSISRARDENLWTHLMIPLFTGIISAPVEGTHGRKKVKVPTTDSLVAEYTQGRIKPYIIFPTEREIMTSPLRQASSGWFHFQYLQKRSYYEMLRNQLKVFYKQDLATVTRRRGTTPAHSKFYMHCTTQPAESCDASRAFQELEWCLYTSANLSQTAWGTVSRKPRNYEAGVLYHSSKLAGIQRVTCRSFTRDRPSKGGNPSHVAVPFTLPVVPYGAAEDECFCLARHENE; from the coding sequence ATGCATGGCACGATGAGCTCAAGCAAGGATAATGGTGATGAGGGATCAAATGGTTGTGGTATGTCACAAGAAACAATGAGTAGGgtgaagagaaagagatcAGAAGTTGCGGAGAAGGTGGCACAACGGTGGAAGAGCTACAGGTACAGTGCCGacattgaaaacaaaactaCGGATGACCACAGCGATGGCGATGGCCACAACGATGACGAGTGTGTCATAATCAATGAGTCCAAGGTGATAGACTTGACCGGGCCAGAACATGACTTGGAAGCGAAAGAAGAAGCCTGTGGTGCGGGAAACAATGCAGTCTTCAAACTGATCAAATCAGATTTCTATGAGGCAGGGGATTTCGTGGGAGTGGCAGACGATATGATAACTCTGAAAGATATATTCTGTGAACAAAGCCTCAAAAGAAGCATATTATTCAGTTTCCAATATGAGCTTGATTTCTTGTTGAGACAATTCCATGAGAATATAGATAACATAACAATTGTGGGCCAAAAGGGGACGATTGTGCCTGTAGAAGCCCGAACTATGGGTGCGGCACTATTAGGAACATTGCGCAAGATTAAACTCATCGAAATCACCATGCCCCCCTATGCCTCCCACCACACTAAGCTGATTATAAACTTTTACGATAATGGCGAATGCAGGATATTTTTGCCATCCAATAACTTTACATCAATGGAGACCAACCTGCCCCAGCAGGTGTGCTGGTGCAGTCCCGTTTTGCAAATAGACAAAGAACAGCCGCCAGTGCCATTCAAAACAGATTTGATAAAGTACCTCACGTCATACCATGTGAAAGACATTGACGAACTAATCACAAGAAGCGTCGAGACAGTCGATTTTGCGCCGTTAAGCGAACTGGAGTTTGTATATTCTACACCTTCTAGATTCCAATCCTCAGGCTTGCTGTCTTTCTACGACAAACTAGAAGAACTTTCAACTGGCGCCGCGACTGGCGACATTACAAAGCATTATCTATGCCAAACTTCATCCATAGGAACATCTATATCAAGAGCACGGGACGAGAACTTATGGACACATCTGATGATCCCTTTGTTCACGGGGATCATATCTGCTCCAGTGGAGGGCACTCATGGGAGAAAGAAAGTGAAAGTACCGACAACGGACTCCCTGGTGGCAGAGTATACTCAAGGCAGGATCAAGCCGTATATCATCTTTCCCACCGAACGTGAAATCATGACCAGTCCCCTGAGGCAGGCGAGTTCCGGATGGTTCCATTTCCAATACCTGCAGAAAAGGAGCTACTACGAGATGCTGCGGAACCAACTCAAAGTCTTCTACAAGCAGGACCTGGCTACAGTTACCAGGAGACGGGGCACCACGCCTGCACATTCCAAGTTCTACATGCATTGTACAACGCAGCCTGCAGAGTCCTGCGACGCATCACGAGCATTCCAAGAGCTGGAATGGTGTCTCTACACCTCAGCGAACCTCAGCCAAACTGCATGGGGCACCGTTTCCAGGAAACCTCGCAACTATGAGGCCGGAGTACTTTATCATAGTAGTAAACTGGCAGGAATCCAAAGGGTCACGTGCCGAAGCTTTACACGTGACCGACCAAGCAAGGGGGGTAACCCGAGTCACGTGGCCGTACCCTTCACTCTGCCAGTCGTACCTTACGGCGCGGCTGAGGACGAGTGCTTTTGTCTTGCTCGTCACGAGAATGAATAG